TGGCTATTCtttatttttggaaacaaaTACAGATAGCAAAATCACCTTATCTGGATGCTAAGATGTCTGACATATGCATCGGTACCTCGGCAGCTCCAGTTTTATTTCCTGCATATTACTTTGAGAATGATGATGGTAAAGGAAATAAGTATGAATTCAATCTGATTGATGGCGGTACTGTTGCTGGCGATCCGGTATATTAATTCCCTCCATAAAAAACCAAATGATCATCTTAATTTCTCAATATTCTTTTATACTATCACGTCACATTAGCCTGTTATAGAAGGATAACACATTTTATTTTCAAGATGTCAAATTCCACATTTCAAAGAGGTCCATCAAAATACCATTTGGATGATCATTtaatgtaaaaaattattttactgaCTATGTGTAAAACCCAAACTCCAACTGTATTTAATTAGTGTGGATTATTTCACATGTTTTATTCACACGCATGCATGCCCATTAttagcctgtttggccatgtTTTCGGAAGGTTAGAAGTGCTTACATTTTCAAAAatcgcctttttttttttttttcacaagctTTTGAGAGAATTAAGTGTTTTTGAGGAGCAGCAGAACCAGTTTTTCACAAGCTAAAAATATACTATAGCTTTTTcgcaaaagtatttttttgaaaaaatgcaATTAGAAACACTTTTTGAAAGTTTGGCCAAATAGTAATTACTGCTCAGAAGtgctttttaaattgattaggCAAACAGAAACAACTTCTAaccaaaaacacttttcaaaataagataatttaagaagtttggccaaacaagACTATAAAAAAACAATTCAAGTAATATACACTGTCaggtataaataatttttatatcataAGGTTATCTTTACCTGTTGATAGCAGGTAACATATCTTattcttaaaattttaaatccCGGATGTATATTGGTTGACAGGCCTTAGTTGCACTTAAGACGGTAACCAAACGGGCAGCAGAAATGGATCCAAAATACAGTTTTGTGAAGCCAATGAACGTGAAACAAATTCTGCTACTCTCATTAGGTACTGGGAATAGTTCAGATTTTAATAAGAGATACACAGCAGATGAGGCAGCTAAATGGGGTCCTAAAAATTATGGCTGGCTGATTCAGGGTGATGGTTCAAGCCCTCTccttgaaattatgaatgtagCAAGTGGTTACATGAATGATTATTACCTTGGCACCATGTTTGTTGCTCTTGGTGCTGCAAAAAATTACCTCAGGATTGAAGTAAGCTCATCTCCCTTAAGTTGTAGTTcatgtgattttaatatttttgacaCAGTAAATAGCTTAATATATTGATAACCCTTAAACTTTGaccaacaaaataaagaaagaatatCATCACCATTTTccctcattttatttttttgttcctttCTCCTACTTACTCTATTTCTCGACAAAGCGCTAAAGCGCATTAACCTTAAATAATTCGTCCCTCCGATCGATATTATATGATGCCTAATTAGCTTGGCCACATTCCTTAAAAAAATCAATCACAACTAGAAAGTAAGAGGTATTTATATTAAATTTCCCTTAGTTAAATAGTACTCCATCCGATTCGTAATAATTGTCCACTTGGCCtctttattttggttcaaaataagtgtccacttacataatcaagaaggaattaattattttcttccaaatttatctcTATTTAAATAAGTGAGTTTTTATGTAATCAAGGAACTATATTAATAGTATGTAGTATTTAATCaaggatagtttagtcaaaatatcttcttctttttttctagcagttaatattttcttgagGGATGTACTAAAGGCTTAGTGGACACtgtgaacacttattttgaatctGAGGGAGTACTAtatttaatatgatttcttgattatgtaagacCTCATTTATCGAAATAaaggtaaatttgaaaaaaaaaaattatacattaTTGATTAcgttaaaatttatttattttgtactaaatataaaaagctAAAAATACAATATGGATCTTAGGGAGTAAATATTCTTTACATGTAATGCCAGGAAACTGCATTAGACAAAGAAATCGCCGCAGATGATGCTTCAGAGGCCAATATGAACAAACTGATACAAGCTGGTGAAAAGTTGTTAAAGAAACCAGTTTCCAAAGAGAATGATGAAACCAATGAGGAAGCTCTAAAAAGGTATAACACATATTTCTTCcgtcatttttacttgtcatgtatattaaaaatagatgttcatttttatttgacaagtttgaaaaatcaagagattaTATATCATTTCATACctgttttacccttattattaattgtTGAGTtcgaaatttcaagaaattattaGTGGTTACACAACTTTTGAAGTATATTTGATTGATTTCAACCATTAGATGACTTAGTAATAATTAGgagtgatatagtaaaattgtcattttatttaaCTGGTGTGCCAAGTCAATACATGACAAgtagtaaaaatggacggaacAAGTATCACATATGCACCATCATTTTGTTTTATTCAAATTATGAAAtcttactattattattattattaatgagaTTATTAGATATTtcattgaagaaaattaattataataacTAGGTAGTAGTTATTAGATAATagcaaaaacaaacaaacaaacaaacaaaaaaaacctTAAAAAGTGTACTATATTTTATACTCATCTGCATAAGAATAACTCAATAGGTAGGTCCCTTGTAAAGCCAAAACTACGATCTAATTGTAGTTATTGATCATTTTTAAATGCAAGATAGGATAATGTTGCTCAtttaaaaacaataataaagactacAGCCCGCTTATAATTTATGGCACTTCAAATAAGTGAAGAATTAACCAACAAACATTGTGGCGGGATGGATAGGATTCCTCCACAGTTAACCAGAGGTTTCGGATTCGACCTTGAATATGAAAAAGTTACTATTAAGAAGCGATTCCCCCTTGAGTGGGTCTTACACGACATAAATTCGAATTTACCGGCGGCTCAAATAGGTACTGGAAACTCGGTTGGTcacccaaataaaaaaaaaaaaagaaaaaaaaaagaagaagaagtgaatGCTCCCTTTCTCTCGATTTGAGACCACAGAGGAACAATTAAGTAGtactattattttcttaactatTAAAGATTATAGTTAAAAGTTTAATTATCAAAGACAAGTAATTTGCTATACATCGGGAAGATGTAGCCTTTAGCTTGTATAAGCTACATACTGATATATCGTTGATCAGTTTAGGTTTTTCAGTTTCTTGTAAATCTATTTTATTGCTAATTATGATAACTTCCTTTGTACGTAGGTTTGCAAAATTACTctcagaaagaaagaaagcccGAGCAATCAAAGCCCTCTAAATAATTCAAGCTAAAACCTTGGATTTTATTAGTACTTAAATAAATGATATGCCAAAGAATAAGCACTTGTAAGGGTTGTGTTTGCCCATCAAGTCTTGTGCTGTTTTAGAACTATTGTTATGTTTTTCAGTATCAAATGTAAAAAGAAGAGAGTGAAAAATTTCATTAGAAATATCCCTCTATGTAACCCTTTGGttatgtaaaataaataaattatccTTCTAAGCATTTATGCTATAGATGTCTTGATCATGACAGTCTGAATTTTAATAACATGCAACGCCATtactttgattttcttttttggtttacAAAACTTTAAGtagaaaacaaaaaggaaaaaaaaaaatcgagaaaGATTAGTATGGTTGAATGTATTTCTCATACGTGACCCAATTTTTGACTTTACGTTTTATCGTCCGAAGTTTTCAGGCTATATTCTGAAGACCTTCCTTGATTTGTCTTTTTAATATTACAAGAGGGAGTACTAATTTCCACCAAATCATCGCTACTTTtactatttaaattttaaaattttcctaaatattcctTGCTTGCGTATTATATAAAAACTAGCTAGTAGCAATAACGGTATACCTTAATTCCATATAAATTGTCATATAAAAAATGTCACAATCAAAACTAGGAGCACGTGATTGGTATTCGACTAACTATCCCATCAAGTGAACCACTATATTGATTGGCTAGTTAACTTCCTATACGCATGATAGGTATTGAAAAGCTGATATTTAAATCAACAATTCACCATAAATTAGTTAAATATCTAAGAATAATCCACAATATGAAAGATAAATAATCTGATAAGGGTCCCAAAGACCCAAACTACATATACTTGGCTGACTTTTCAGCAAAGTTGTCTCTAATTCAATCTCATTGGATCAAGAATGTAACTGACGATACGTACAGTATAATAGAATATTTAAACCTCACTTTTTAAGGATCTTTATTTGTAGTTGTCATATAGCTAGCGTTACCATTTATACTATTTACTAGTTTCAGtgtacgtgcgttgcacgtgtattcTACAtctatcaaaaaataattacatttaAATATGTTGTTTTTTGTTAAAAGTAATTGTATAGAATAAGAACGAATTATATACGTGTAATAGCAATTGACGTTGAAATAAATGTAATATTCAtttaaatagataaataaatgtTATTTACAATAACTATATAGTTGAATTCAAAATAATGAGGTATCTTCTTAACATGCAAAAACTAATAAATTAGCTAAGttagttatatatattatattttgtaattctAGATATTATATTTGTAATTACAGATATTTTGCTATATGAGATAATGATGTAGTATGCTGTATCTCATCAATCTAATATTTCTTTGTTGATGACGTTCCTGGTGTATGTTTCTTTTTATCGCTTCAGCTGCTCTGTCATGGCCAAAATCCTTCTTGTAGGTCGTTTTAAGCAATTTTATCTCCATGTCAACAAGCGGCGGAAGTGGTATTTCTATACCATTGGCGGAACTAAGTAGTGTTCAGGGAGTTCAATCGAACCCCTCCGTCGGAAATTACACCGTATAAGTAAAAAGaatctcttttaaaaatattaaatttttaaaagaaatataattatGTTGAAAATTGAGTTTGAATCATAAATGAAAGCGTAGATAATCGAAGATAATAAATATTGATCATAACAAATTAATTCAATAAGAAAGAAACTACAAATTGACTTCTCAACCATTAGTTAGTTATTACTTTCAACGTACAATTTTTCTAGTAACTTGGCCAAAATAAAGTCTTGTGCCAATACTAAAACTTATGACAATATAATCACCAATTAGTAGATGAAATAACATAGTGTAGCATGACGACACAAACTAAAAATAAAGtacataaaaaaattagatCAGTTAAAGAAACTTACTGCACTATAGCCTGCTATTCATAATAGTTTCTAACCTATCAATTCCACGAAAACATACATAAATGATAAAAGAAATTAGATCGGTTAAAGAGACTTTCATAATAGTTTTTGACCTATCAGTTCAACGAAAACGTACATAAAGGATATATTTGATCATTTATGTATCATAAcaaatgcatacatacataaaagcGATAGATAAAAACATaagttaatgaaaaaaaaaaatcgttgaATGCATGAAGCAAAACTGGTTATTAGAGATCTTACTAACTTTCATCTCGGTAGTCTTTGCCATGAAGACAAATTCTGCTGACCAAAAAGATAAAGCAAAGGCAAAAAATAGTATGATATCTTATTGCCATGAACACAAACTGATCAAAAGCTTCATGTTTGGGAAATAAATCTACATACCAGAGGTGGTGATGATCTAATTCTCCATTTATATCTTATGATATTAcctgaaaaataaagaaagaaagaaacgatCAGGAGGTGAGTTTAAGAATGCAGATTGCTGCTATTGTTGTAACACTACCACAGACGttcaatggaaaaaaaattgcttaAAGAGCACACATAACAACTCATCTGCTGGTGATACACAAAATTAaactacaacaaaaaaaaaaagaaatttcacaTGACTTTAGAATGTCAAGATTAGGGAGAACTTTGCATTCTGGTTTGAACAATATTCGGTGAATGGATGAAGCGGAAGTTGTTACATGTTTTCATTGTGATGAAAAAAGTAATGTTTGTTCTTGAGTTGGACTACACAGAACCAAAATTACACAGCATTATAGTAATTGTAATAAGAAAGTATTTCCTAGTTTTATAAAAAAGAGTAAGGACTCAAGCCTAAAGGGAGTAGTTTGTTTAGAATATTCTATATAGGGCTAGtgaattattatttcaccaaaataagtattttttatcgactttaaattattaaatgttAGGGATgtgagtttaaattattaaatattaaatattagGTATTAGAGTTAAATATGGCGAAAAGAAGTCTtggatttgaaaatttgatattCTTTAAACTACCATATTTGAGTTCTACTACCTATCTAATTAAGGTAAAGACTCCTACTATTAATTACACAAAAAAAGTAcatttatttaatatttaagaAGATAGTAAATGACGTTTTTGTCTATTGTGAACTTTTTtagtgaagggcaaaaagttcaaaCAACGTTTCTAAAGCTCTTCGTACTTTTAATATAGTACTAGTCTCTCGGCACGTGTGTCGCACGCGTATGTCGAGTTATGTAGTACATGTTTTTgtaattattaataaaatatattttttgataaataattattcataaaaaaaataaggaagaaaTTTCTTTGAAAGGTCACCATGGATCGTTGTAAGATGACTTGTTTATCGAGGTCTAAATGATTGGATATATCATCTGAAACTACGAAAGTGAACAATCAAAGGCTAAttagatatatgtgtttgttcCAATATAACACTATTGTTTGAAACTTCGTCAATGTGGCGCAGTAGCTAAACACGCGAAACATAAGTTCATTACTAATGTCTCCATTAAAGAAAATGTTCGAAACAAAATCAATTGATTAGTAATTTAAAATTGAACAAAACTTTTGTAAGGTTACATAAtagtaattaatttaaaaaatttactttGAGATTGTTTTTAACACAAAAGTTGGGACTCGTAGAAAAATTTGtccattttaaattataaaatagtTTTGTTATGCTTAAATAGGTTCATGTAATATTTGAAACCACAAGAAAAGCATATGCTACAGGGAAAATTCACAAGGAAGGCCTTTAAAATTATCTATATTATTTAATATCGTGGTAAAATAACTTTCAAGTATAGGCACGAGATCCTTCCAAATAAAATATGTTATATTATTCTCTCAACTCAAAAGTAAATTTTCACACACTCTTATACATACGACCATAACATATgtctaatactccctccggatcaaaaaaagagtccacttagccatttgcaaactctttaagaaaatactaactcctagacaaaaataggtaatttaactaaactacccctaattaaataggcattgagatttgatcatctaacacttaataggggcaaatatgaaaaaacaaggttaattctttcttgatttgctaagtggactcttttttttatccaaggAAAAgaggctaagtggactcttttttttttttatccggagggattATTAGTTTTTATTTAGCAATGGAATAACAAAGTTACTCATTACTAATAGTTAATTACTAAACACGATTATACATACATTTCAAGATCATCAAATAAACATTAATGCTAGCATATATGAATTGCATTAAATTCACCAAAGGATAGatataattataaattataaataaatgaatttaataaagtaaaaaatcgATTTTATCGCCAATTTCTCTTTAGTTAATTGTTTTAATGTTGTCAAATCGCAAAATCCATCAAAGCGAAAGAATGTCACTTATGCCAAATGatgtattttcaatttttttttttttttaatgaactGTAttgaattcttcttcttcacatcaaaattcaagaaatatttCTCAACAACTTTCTCTAATATTTATAGATATGCCAGACACTTTTCATGCCAAGAAATAGCGGGTATTACCAGTTGGTTCTGAGGTGTGACCATCTATGATTGAAATGAATAGTTGCCATGCTTGTAGATGCACCTTATCTCTGTGGAttccatttttcttatttttctttttttacaacCAAATTTTGCAATCTCCATTTTGTCTACTTTCTAGCAATTTGAGGCAAAGAAGGACCAAACTAGAGTCCTTGTAAATATTacatttatcctttttttttttttttcttactttgtcGTTTTTGCTCTACTTTGAGAAGGTTTGAGAAGAGAAATAGTTAATTttaaagaaagcaagaaaaatcTGCATATTTAACGGGATAATTTCAGAGACCTCCCTCCAGTTTTGACTTCATAATACTAACCTCTCTTGTAATTTGTGGTATTACGCGTatctttcttattttaatttctttgtaacaattattttaacctatttatgttaatacaaattaattataatatcACTAAGTTTCCCTTTTCTACTATTATACACTTCTAATTAACTAATGATATtaacaacttaaaaaaaaaaaaaatcttttctcttgttctgaaaaaaatttcaatacGGATGAAGATGAATGTACTTATCATCTTCTCAAGACCCATAGCCATATGGATAACTTTTAGCAAAGTATGAATGCTTATGAGCGATGTTGTCCGAAACTTATTATTTTACCAATGTTTTTTGATATGCACTCTTTGTAATAAATTTGTATAAACATATTGTGTCAAAAACCTAAACAAGATTCCCAGGCACAAAAATGTATTATCGTCATTTCCATCACAGATCATTTCATGTTTTCAATTCTATCCACACTATCTCTGATATAGTTCACGAAATTCAAATTCCTAATCGATCACCCTCCTCGTAACTGTAAGTAAATCTTGAAGCGTCACTTATATTCTTGTTTTGCAGAACATgaataaattaatattaatttttttaattcttcatAAGCTTCTTGAACTATAGGAATCCGGTCATTTTATCTTGCTCTTGCCGTGGCTAAGCAGGCCTTTCTATGTTTCGGTGAAACCCGCAGGGATCTATTGCCAAAAGATGATTGGTAGTTCTCTAGGTTTTATTAAGGGTTCTCTAAACAGTGTTTGGCTTGTTTCCTttgctaaataaaaattaatgaattaacaatctttttattatttaattttacatttgaaataaatttctAAGAAAAATTCGGAATTTCATAAAATTCATTAATCAAAAGAGTGTAACTTAAGCAAGGGCAAATTGGTAAggttataattattttgcattaataataaagaagtaaaaataattattacaaaaaaatcaaaataagagaGGTAAACATAATAATGCAAATTAATGAATATTAGTGTTACGAAACAAAACCTGAAGGAAGATCTCTGAAATTATTCCTCTTTGAAATTAAATCTTCGAATTCAGATCAAAAGAGATGACCCCCTCCTCTGTTTCATTGTCGTAAAgtgtagaaaataaattttgccTTATGATAGATGGATACGTATCTTCTATACAAAAACTACTACTCATTTGAAGAAACTCCATTGAAGTGTCTTCTGTTCTATTGTCACTATATGgttcctttttctcttcttcgcTTTCATCTGTTATTAGAGTGATGTTCTTCAATGTTTTGATGTTGGAAGTTTTGTGTGTCACAATTGCATACGTTTGgctttgaaattatttttaaccATACTTGGTTCCTTAATAAATTAAAGGGACACAACTTATCGCGAAAAGACACTTTAGAAATATTagtttttttctcttatttattatttatttatttttaaatagaatatttagaagggtattttagtaatttaacttttaagttttGGAGTTCAtgttttcaatatatatatatagatagatagatagattatGTGATCTAAATTATGTGTTATGTTCCTCTTATGAGGGCGCTTCATATTTGACGTCATTTTTAATtgagataagggtcaaaaagacacctcaactatcatctttttttgagtttcatacctaaactattagaaggttgagaaaactacctaaactatcactatctagtttgcaaaacacacctgaactaaaTGTGTGAACTCACTCTCCAAAAGGCAAGTGAAGctgaaattttctcaaaaaaattgtccaCATGGCATAAGTAATGCTATGGTGGCACttacatggaaattaaaaaaaaaaaattaaaaaaactgtatattttaaaaaaatatgaaaaaaaaatcaaaaaatttagaaaatcagaaaaaaaaaagatttaaaaaatgaaaaagttgattttcaaaaaaatgtgaaaactaaataatcagttttcttattattattttttttttaaaataagttttcCATTttctaaactattttttttattttctataatttttgatattttttacaaaatatattatttttcagtttgtttttttaaaacaaatagttttttttaaatttccatgTAGGTGCCATTATGACATTATTTATCTACGTGGACAACACTTGgcaacatttttatataaaatggagagtGTAGATCACATGtcattcaagaataatttgaggtgtgttttgcaaactagatagtgatagtttaggtaatTTTCTCAACCTTATGATAGTTTAGatatgaaactaaaaaaaaaagtgatagttgatGTATGTTTTTAACCCTTATatctttttaattcaaattgTACGACCGAACACCTATCTTAGTATTCAAATCTCTGCAACACTCATTTTTGCGGATATTTGGACTTTAATATCCCAACATTCATTGCCATATAGTGACTAAAACATATTCGCAACTAATAAGTTTCGGTTATATAGATCTTTTATTACACTGTTCTCTATTTCTCACTGCGCCCTATATCATTTAAATATCACCCATATTAAATTTACAAGACCCTCTTTTACTGTTATATGAGTACAATTTTAccatttattcaatttttaggCAAGACAAAATCTAGTTATAGCTGAGGTAAATATAAAGATAAACAGATATATGTACGTTGGTGCAATTGCAATATACATGTGATACAATACAGCAATAATACTTAGCAACGAGCAAATGTCTGTTCTACTGTTGAATATGGTAAATTGCTTTTGCTTTTTATTTAAatcattctttttcattttctttattttatttctccTATTTTGTCCTTGTAAATAATTGAGAGAGGGAATTTAGTAGTTTTGCAAGGAACCGAGGAGATTATGGTGCAATTATTAAAAACAAAAGGATAAGATGTAAATGGCAAAAGCGCGCATATGCTAGGGATGCAAATTGCAAATTACTCTTATATTTTTAACCTGTTAAACAATATAAAACAATAACATTTTAAGCTAAAACtgacaaataaattaaaacatggtaatatatatatgttaacaGATATTAAAGCTTGATCAACAATTCTTAATAATATAAGAACTA
This portion of the Lycium ferocissimum isolate CSIRO_LF1 chromosome 1, AGI_CSIRO_Lferr_CH_V1, whole genome shotgun sequence genome encodes:
- the LOC132066114 gene encoding patatin-2-Kuras 1-like — encoded protein: MAITTEPVSAEVGEMVTILSIDGGGIKGIIPGTILAFLEGQLQELDGKDVRLADYFDVIAGTSTGGIVTTMLSAPNEINRPFAAAKDIVPFYFDHGPKIFSPAQGIWFGPKYDGKYLHQVLQDKLGETRLHQTLTDVVIPTFDITKFQPTIFTKSEIAKSPYLDAKMSDICIGTSAAPVLFPAYYFENDDGKGNKYEFNLIDGGTVAGDPALVALKTVTKRAAEMDPKYSFVKPMNVKQILLLSLGTGNSSDFNKRYTADEAAKWGPKNYGWLIQGDGSSPLLEIMNVASGYMNDYYLGTMFVALGAAKNYLRIEVSSSPLSCSSCDFNIFDTETALDKEIAADDASEANMNKLIQAGEKLLKKPVSKENDETNEEALKRFAKLLSERKKARAIKAL